From Roseateles sp. SL47:
AGGAGGCATCGTCAACATGGACATGAACCGGAGGCACTTCTTCCGGGTGAGCGGGGCGGCCGTCATGGGCTCCAGCCTCGTGGCGCTGGGTTTTTCACCCACCGCTGCACTGGCGGAGACCCGCCAGTTCAAGCTCTCCCGGGCGACAGAAACCCGCAACACCTGCCCGTACTGCTCGGTGGGTTGCGGTCTCATCATGTATTCGCTCGGTGACAAAGCCAAGAACGTCAAGAGCGAGATCGTTCACATCGAAGGGGATCCGGACCATCCGGTGAACCGCGGCACCTTGTGCCCCAAGGGCGCGGGTCTGCTGGACTTCATCCACAGCCCCAACCGCCTCAAGTACCCGGAGATCCGGGAAGCGGGCGCGAAGGAATGGAAGCGCGTGAGCTGGGAAGAGGCGATGGATCGCGTCACCAAGCTCATGAAGGCCGACCGTGACGCCAACTTCATTGCGACCAATGCGCAGGGCCAGACCGTCAACCGCTGGTTGACCACCGGCATGCTGTGTGCATCGGCATCCTCGAACGAATCGGGCTACATCACCCACAAGGCGATGCGCTCGATGGGCTTGCTCGCGTTCGACAATCAAGCACGCGTTTGACACGGACCGACGGTGGCCAGTCTGGCCCCGACGTTCGGACGCGGCGCGATGACCAACCATTGGGTGGACATCAAGAACGCTGACCTGATCCTGATCATGGGCGGCAATGCCGCCGAGGCGCATCCCTGCGGTTTCAAGTGGGTGATCGAGGCCAAGCACAACAACAAGGCGAAACTCATCGTCGTGGACCCGCGCTTTACCCGCTCGGCCGCGATGAGCGACTACTACGCGCCCATCCGCGCGGGGTCGGACATCGCCTTCCTGGCGGGCCTGATCAATTACTTGTTGTCCAACGACAAGATCCAGCACGAGTACGTCAAGCACTACACCAACGCCAGCTTCATCGTCGGCGAGGCCTACAAGTTCGAGGACGGTCTGTTCTCGGGCTATGACGCGGCCAAGCGCAGCTACAACAACGCCTCCTGGGCGTATGAGCTGGACGAGAAGGGCTTTGCGAAGGTCGACCCGACGATGCAGCATCCGCGCTGCGTGCTGCAGTTGATGAAGCAGCACTACGCGCGCTACACGCCCGAGATGGTCAGCCAGATCTCCGGCACGCCAAAGGACAAGTTCCTGAAGATCTGCGAATCCATCGCAGAGACGTCGGCGCCGGGCAAGGTGATGACCATCATGTATGCGCTGGGCTGGACCCAGCACAGCCAGGGCTCGCAGATCATCCGCACGGGTGCGCTGGTGCAGCTGCTGCTGGGCAACATCGGCCTGCCGGGTGGCGGCATGAATGCGCTGCGTGGTCACAGCAACATCCAGGGTCTGACCGACCTGGGACTGCTCTCCACCGCCCTGACCGGCTACATGAGCCTGGCCAAGGACTCCGAGCAGGACCTGGACGCGTACTACAAGACCCGCGCGCTCAAGCCGCTGCGTCCCAACCAGATGAGCTTCTGGCAGAACTATCCCAAGTTCTTCGTCAGCCAGCAAAAAGCCTGGTGGGGCAAGGCCGCGACCAAGGACAACGACTGGGCCTTCCACTATCTGCCGAAGTGGGACAAGGGCTATGACATGCTGCAGACCTTCGACCTGATGCATCAGGGCAAGGTCAACGGCTACATCTGCCAGGGCTTTAACCCGGTGGCGTCGCTGGCCAACAAGACCAAGGTGGTCGAGAGCCTGTCCAAGCTGAAGTTCCTGGTCATCATCGACCCGCTCGAAACCGAGACGGCCAACTTCTGGAAGAACTACGGCGAGTACCACGACGTCAAGACCGAAGAGATCCAGACGGTGGTGTTCCGCTTCCCGAGCACCTGTTTCGCGGAAGAAGACGGTTCGCTGACCAACTCGGGTCGCTGGCTGCAATGGCACTGGCGCGGCGCCGAGCCTCCGGGCGAAGCCAAGCAGGACGCCGAGATCATTGCCGAGCTGTTCCTGCGCATGCGCAATCTCTATCAGAAGGAAGGCGGCGCGTTCCCGGACCCGATCGTCAACCTGAGCTGGCCGTACAAGATTCCCAACAGCCCCTCGGCCGAGGAGCTGGCGATGGAGTTCAACGGCAAGGCGCTGGCGGACGTGCTAGATCCGAAGGACCCGACCAAGGTACTGGCCAAGGCCGGCGAGCAGCTCTCCGGCTTCGGACTGCTGCGCGACGACGGCTCCACCTCCAGTGGCTGCTGGATCTACGCGGGTGCCTGGACGCAAGCGGGCAACCAGATGGCGCGCCGGGACAATTCGGACCCGTGGGGCATCGGCCAGACGCTGAACTGGGCCTGGGCCTGGCCGGCGAACCGCCGTGTGCTCTACAACGCGGCTTCGTGTGATACGTCCGGCAAGCCCTGGAATGCCAAGCGCCGCCTGATCGC
This genomic window contains:
- the fdnG gene encoding formate dehydrogenase-N subunit alpha, with product MDMNRRHFFRVSGAAVMGSSLVALGFSPTAALAETRQFKLSRATETRNTCPYCSVGCGLIMYSLGDKAKNVKSEIVHIEGDPDHPVNRGTLCPKGAGLLDFIHSPNRLKYPEIREAGAKEWKRVSWEEAMDRVTKLMKADRDANFIATNAQGQTVNRWLTTGMLCASASSNESGYITHKAMRSMGLLAFDNQARVUHGPTVASLAPTFGRGAMTNHWVDIKNADLILIMGGNAAEAHPCGFKWVIEAKHNNKAKLIVVDPRFTRSAAMSDYYAPIRAGSDIAFLAGLINYLLSNDKIQHEYVKHYTNASFIVGEAYKFEDGLFSGYDAAKRSYNNASWAYELDEKGFAKVDPTMQHPRCVLQLMKQHYARYTPEMVSQISGTPKDKFLKICESIAETSAPGKVMTIMYALGWTQHSQGSQIIRTGALVQLLLGNIGLPGGGMNALRGHSNIQGLTDLGLLSTALTGYMSLAKDSEQDLDAYYKTRALKPLRPNQMSFWQNYPKFFVSQQKAWWGKAATKDNDWAFHYLPKWDKGYDMLQTFDLMHQGKVNGYICQGFNPVASLANKTKVVESLSKLKFLVIIDPLETETANFWKNYGEYHDVKTEEIQTVVFRFPSTCFAEEDGSLTNSGRWLQWHWRGAEPPGEAKQDAEIIAELFLRMRNLYQKEGGAFPDPIVNLSWPYKIPNSPSAEELAMEFNGKALADVLDPKDPTKVLAKAGEQLSGFGLLRDDGSTSSGCWIYAGAWTQAGNQMARRDNSDPWGIGQTLNWAWAWPANRRVLYNAASCDTSGKPWNAKRRLIAWTGDKWTGSDVPDIRPDANPNDPDAVRPFIMTAEGVARLFAPSGMADGPLPEHYEPFETPLEVNPLHPNNPKAKSNPAARVFKSDFEQFGKPDKFPYVATSYRLTEHFHYWTKHARSNAVIQPQQFVEIGEELAKEKGITNGDTVKVSSNRGAIKAVALVTKRVASLDVGGKRVHTVGLPNHWGFVGLARPGFLVNTLTPFVGDANSQTPEVKSFTVNIEKA